In one Aggregicoccus sp. 17bor-14 genomic region, the following are encoded:
- a CDS encoding pitrilysin family protein, with translation MRVRLSLLTLLCPLLACVTAMPPARPIARPVAYKGYYEAFPSGMRLVVYEDPAATRATVNVSYRVGASDEGRGQEGLAHLAEHLAFRGRPGGPGAPTMDSRLAATGAIVNAFTSHDQTDFWTHAPIIQLRSVLRLEAQRMRDALANVTEAEFLAERDVVIAELHEREEGDELGAQQALVLESALPAGHPYARSVSGTVQSLRALRLEDVRTWAQTYYRPARAVLVVTSPVKGPEVGGLVASSFGSLATGSHSAPVERTPPPLPERPAGPLVVKQAPVSHPRLWMSWAVPGRYSGQTPQALAASEILSSIMSYELLSLRVNDKVLGSDANALVLDGATLVLASVELESREDAPKVIDKVMTALHTLHDRAYGVDMAMNDVRARMVTDAFLGLEQLSTPDVAQYLRSTGKPDYVAGWPAQIRETLKHSLAPYTEKYLTADRVQTLLVVPDARGPSVASAASTRAAAGGGGELHGEDAELPPTGELDVRKVAQAPGLDRVERLTLSNGLQVVVARRGVVPLVDARLVIRTHATGTDGSAAALPALALYASWRSTGRQYAGDVGETVLQRVDEDFVLYGGSASSGNLPHLVDEMRQWVKNLDLSRSSFRKLRDAFADGLASNEAQPEYRAAVAFRSRLYPQHVLGAVPTPEQVRALDYGEAEDWLEQQILPSSATLYLTGDVTPGPELQAQLEGLLGGWKGGGSTGPRALLPAPAVPARRTVLLVDQPGASQAGFRIGLRGPKLDAEQEATAEALAWALERRLTRALREKQGVTYGVQVESQPHASTSALMVSTRVDRAAAAQALTLMLGTLGELGKAGVSEEAAVRARWQVASDYDLRFGTVSAAAEHLTTLAASQLPADYWERYPEAIARVDAAGMRSLAGALNLGSEVVVVVGDVASLQPQLEAAGFQVERLPAPAGKATKSASR, from the coding sequence ATGCGCGTCCGCCTTTCCCTGCTCACCCTGCTCTGCCCGCTCCTGGCCTGCGTGACGGCGATGCCGCCGGCGCGCCCCATCGCCCGGCCCGTCGCGTACAAGGGCTACTACGAGGCCTTCCCCTCGGGCATGCGGCTGGTGGTGTACGAGGACCCCGCCGCCACGCGCGCGACGGTGAACGTGTCCTACCGGGTGGGCGCCTCGGACGAGGGGCGCGGGCAGGAGGGCCTCGCACACCTGGCCGAGCACCTGGCCTTCCGCGGCCGGCCGGGCGGGCCCGGCGCCCCCACGATGGACAGCCGCCTCGCGGCGACGGGCGCCATCGTGAACGCCTTCACGAGCCACGACCAGACCGACTTCTGGACGCACGCGCCGATCATCCAGCTGCGCAGCGTGCTGCGGCTGGAGGCCCAGCGCATGCGCGACGCGCTGGCGAACGTGACCGAGGCGGAGTTCCTCGCCGAGCGCGACGTGGTCATCGCCGAGCTGCACGAGCGCGAGGAGGGTGACGAGCTCGGGGCGCAGCAGGCGCTGGTGCTGGAGTCGGCGCTGCCCGCGGGCCACCCCTACGCGCGCAGCGTCTCGGGCACGGTGCAGTCGCTGCGCGCGCTGCGGCTCGAGGACGTGCGCACCTGGGCCCAGACCTACTACCGCCCCGCGCGCGCGGTGCTGGTGGTCACCAGCCCGGTGAAGGGGCCGGAGGTGGGCGGGCTCGTGGCCTCGAGCTTCGGCTCGCTCGCCACCGGCAGCCACTCGGCGCCCGTGGAGCGCACGCCGCCGCCCCTGCCCGAGCGGCCCGCGGGGCCCCTGGTGGTGAAGCAGGCCCCGGTCAGTCACCCGCGGCTGTGGATGAGCTGGGCCGTCCCGGGCCGCTACTCGGGCCAGACGCCGCAGGCGCTCGCGGCCTCGGAGATCCTCTCCAGCATCATGAGCTACGAGCTGCTCTCCCTTCGCGTGAACGACAAGGTGCTCGGCTCGGACGCGAACGCGCTGGTGCTGGACGGGGCGACGCTCGTCCTCGCGAGCGTGGAGCTCGAGTCGCGCGAGGACGCGCCGAAGGTGATCGACAAGGTGATGACGGCGCTGCACACCCTGCACGACCGCGCCTACGGCGTGGACATGGCGATGAACGACGTGCGGGCCCGGATGGTGACGGACGCCTTCCTCGGGCTCGAGCAGCTGTCCACCCCGGACGTGGCCCAGTACCTGCGCTCGACCGGCAAGCCCGACTACGTCGCCGGTTGGCCCGCGCAGATCCGCGAGACGCTGAAGCACTCGCTCGCGCCCTACACCGAGAAGTACCTGACGGCCGATCGCGTGCAGACGCTGCTGGTGGTGCCCGACGCACGCGGCCCCTCCGTGGCGAGCGCCGCGAGCACCCGCGCGGCGGCGGGCGGGGGCGGCGAGCTGCACGGCGAGGACGCAGAGCTGCCGCCCACCGGTGAGCTGGACGTGCGCAAGGTGGCGCAGGCGCCGGGGCTGGACCGGGTGGAGCGCCTCACGCTGAGCAACGGCCTGCAGGTGGTGGTCGCTCGGCGCGGCGTGGTGCCGCTGGTGGATGCGCGTCTCGTCATCCGCACCCACGCCACGGGCACCGACGGCAGCGCCGCGGCGCTGCCCGCGCTCGCGCTCTATGCCTCCTGGCGCTCCACGGGCCGCCAGTACGCGGGCGACGTGGGCGAGACGGTGCTGCAGCGGGTGGACGAGGACTTCGTGCTCTACGGCGGCTCGGCCTCCTCGGGCAACCTGCCGCACCTGGTGGACGAGATGCGCCAGTGGGTGAAGAACCTGGACCTGAGCCGCTCCTCCTTCCGCAAGCTGCGCGACGCATTCGCGGACGGGCTCGCCTCGAACGAGGCGCAGCCCGAGTACCGCGCCGCGGTGGCCTTCCGCTCGCGCCTCTACCCGCAGCACGTGCTGGGCGCGGTGCCCACGCCCGAGCAGGTGCGGGCGCTGGACTACGGCGAGGCGGAGGACTGGCTCGAGCAGCAGATCCTCCCGAGCAGCGCCACGCTCTACCTCACGGGGGACGTGACGCCGGGCCCCGAGCTGCAGGCGCAGCTGGAGGGGCTGCTGGGCGGCTGGAAGGGCGGGGGCTCCACCGGGCCGCGGGCGCTGCTGCCTGCGCCCGCCGTCCCCGCGCGCCGCACGGTGCTGCTGGTGGACCAGCCGGGCGCCTCGCAGGCGGGTTTCCGCATCGGCCTGCGCGGGCCGAAGCTCGACGCCGAGCAGGAGGCCACGGCGGAGGCGCTCGCGTGGGCGCTGGAGCGCCGCCTCACCCGCGCGCTGCGCGAGAAGCAGGGCGTGACCTACGGCGTGCAGGTGGAGTCGCAGCCGCACGCGAGCACCTCGGCCCTGATGGTGAGCACGCGCGTGGACCGCGCCGCCGCGGCCCAGGCGCTCACGCTGATGCTCGGCACCCTCGGCGAGCTGGGCAAGGCGGGCGTGAGCGAGGAGGCGGCGGTGCGCGCGCGCTGGCAGGTGGCGAGCGACTACGACCTGCGCTTCGGGACCGTGAGCGCCGCGGCCGAGCACCTCACCACGCTCGCAGCCTCGCAGCTCCCCGCCGACTACTGGGAGCGCTACCCCGAGGCGATCGCGCGGGTGGACGCGGCAGGCATGCGCAGCCTCGCCGGCGCGCTGAACCTCGGCTCCGAGGTCGTGGTGGTGGTGGGCGACGTGGCCAGCCTCCAGCCCCAGCTGGAGGCGGCCGGCTTCCAGGTGGAGCGCCTTCCCGCGCCCGCGGGCAAGGCGACCAAGTCTGCGTCGCGCTAG
- a CDS encoding thiolase family protein, with protein sequence MPTRVVIASAVRTPFTRAHKGELKDTRPDTLAAHAIREAVKQVPGLKPEQIDDVVLGCAMPEAEQGMNVARNAALLAGLPQSVAGVTVNRFCASGTQSIAQVAQAIMAGMIQVGIGGGTESMSMVPMGGNKVSANPEIMEKIPEVYTSMGATAENIATRYSVSREDADKFAYESQRRAANARETGKFREEIAPITVKVFDEDGKQHTVTVKDDTILRPETTLEGLAKLRPAFNQKGVVTAGNASPLTDGAAAAVVMSEEKAKELGVKPLGYFLDFQVAGVPPEVMGIGPVPAVKKLLAKNNLKVEDIDVFELNEAFAAQALHCIRELGIPLDKVNPNGGAIALGHPLGVSGTRLVATILRELKRRNGRYGVVTMCIGGGMGAAALIENAK encoded by the coding sequence ATGCCCACTCGAGTCGTCATTGCCAGCGCCGTGCGCACCCCGTTCACGCGCGCCCACAAGGGAGAGCTGAAGGACACCCGTCCGGACACGCTCGCCGCGCACGCCATCCGCGAGGCGGTCAAGCAGGTGCCCGGCCTCAAGCCCGAGCAGATCGATGACGTGGTGCTCGGCTGCGCCATGCCGGAGGCGGAGCAGGGGATGAACGTGGCGCGCAACGCCGCGCTGCTCGCGGGCCTGCCGCAGAGCGTGGCGGGCGTCACCGTGAACCGGTTCTGCGCGTCCGGCACCCAGTCCATCGCCCAGGTGGCCCAGGCCATCATGGCGGGGATGATCCAGGTCGGTATCGGCGGGGGCACCGAGTCCATGTCCATGGTCCCCATGGGCGGCAACAAGGTGTCCGCGAACCCCGAGATCATGGAGAAGATCCCCGAGGTCTACACCTCCATGGGCGCGACCGCGGAGAACATCGCCACGCGCTACAGCGTGAGCCGCGAGGACGCGGACAAGTTCGCCTACGAGAGCCAGCGGCGCGCGGCCAACGCGCGCGAGACGGGCAAGTTCCGCGAGGAGATCGCCCCCATCACCGTGAAGGTGTTCGACGAGGACGGCAAGCAGCACACCGTCACCGTGAAGGACGACACCATCCTGCGCCCCGAGACCACGCTCGAGGGCCTGGCGAAGCTGCGCCCCGCCTTCAACCAGAAGGGCGTGGTGACGGCCGGCAACGCGAGCCCGCTCACCGACGGCGCCGCGGCGGCCGTGGTGATGAGCGAGGAGAAGGCGAAGGAGCTCGGGGTGAAGCCCCTGGGCTACTTCCTCGACTTCCAGGTGGCGGGCGTGCCGCCCGAGGTGATGGGCATCGGCCCGGTGCCGGCGGTGAAGAAGCTGCTCGCGAAGAACAACCTCAAGGTCGAGGACATCGACGTCTTCGAGCTCAACGAGGCCTTCGCCGCGCAGGCGCTGCACTGCATCCGCGAGCTGGGCATCCCGCTCGACAAGGTGAACCCCAACGGCGGCGCCATCGCCCTGGGCCACCCGCTGGGCGTCTCCGGCACGCGCCTGGTGGCCACCATCCTGCGCGAGCTCAAGCGCCGCAACGGCCGCTACGGCGTGGTGACCATGTGCATCGGCGGCGGCATGGGCGCCGCCGCGCTCATCGAGAACGCGAAGTAG
- a CDS encoding 3-hydroxyacyl-CoA dehydrogenase/enoyl-CoA hydratase family protein gives MTTRIRKVAVLGAGVMGSGIASHLANSGVRALLLDIVPPKANPGEDTASKAFRNKFALAALGNLRKQKPSPIMSEQALGYLEVGNFEDDMARIAECDWVIEVVKEDLAVKQATFAKVEKHLRPDAIISSNTSGLSITGMLEGRSATFKKHFLVTHFFNPVRYMKLLELVAGPDTDPAVLQRIHTFGEEVLGKGIVYGKDTTNFIANRIGVYGMMRTIAEMQKAELSIEEVDKIFGPAMGRPKSAVFRTADIVGLDTFTHVAKNCFDTLTKDEERDTFAAPEFLQKMVAKGMLGDKSGGGFYKKGKGEGGEKEILALDLKTLEYRKQAKVRFESLGAAKEIENVGERIASVMRAEDKAGKFAEKVTLDVLAYSSRRIPEIADDVVNVDRGVRWGFGWELGPFETWDAYGVRKGVERMKALGMKPAAWVEQMLAAGRESFYGVENGRDTYWDIPSKSAKPVQENARTLRVEYLKRGNKKLAGNDSASLWDMGDGVTLLEFHSKMNSIDDGIIAMMNTAIEETEKNFRGLVIGNDGSNFSAGANIMAMLWAAKSGEFEAIRTMAKGFQAANQRMRYSPVPVVSAPFGLTLGGGAEAAMGANAIQASAETYMGLVEVGVGLIPGGGGTMQLLRNVYGPYAGDKDFDPLPFLKKVFLTIGTAKVATSAEEAREFGFLKDSDGISANRDLLLSDAKARVLGMASAGFRAPRPTKFRLSGPSGAATIDMLLYDMELNNQISAHDRKIGRTLARVLTGGDTSTSALLTEEQLLELELEAFLSLIGEEKSQDRLMHMLEKGKPLRN, from the coding sequence ATGACGACGCGGATCCGCAAAGTGGCAGTGCTGGGTGCCGGTGTGATGGGCAGCGGGATCGCCTCCCACCTGGCCAACTCGGGTGTGCGTGCGCTGCTCCTGGACATCGTCCCGCCCAAGGCGAACCCCGGCGAGGACACGGCGAGCAAGGCCTTCCGCAACAAGTTCGCGCTCGCGGCGCTCGGCAACCTGCGCAAGCAGAAGCCCAGCCCCATCATGAGCGAGCAGGCGCTGGGCTACCTCGAGGTGGGCAACTTCGAGGACGACATGGCGCGCATCGCCGAGTGCGACTGGGTCATCGAGGTGGTGAAGGAGGACCTCGCCGTGAAGCAGGCCACCTTCGCGAAGGTGGAGAAGCACCTGCGCCCGGACGCGATCATCTCCAGCAACACCTCGGGCCTCTCCATCACCGGCATGCTCGAGGGGCGCTCCGCGACCTTCAAGAAGCACTTCCTCGTCACGCACTTCTTCAACCCCGTGCGCTACATGAAGCTGCTGGAGCTGGTGGCCGGTCCGGACACGGACCCCGCCGTCCTGCAGCGCATCCACACCTTCGGTGAGGAGGTGCTGGGCAAGGGGATCGTGTACGGCAAGGACACGACCAACTTCATCGCGAACCGCATCGGCGTGTACGGGATGATGCGCACCATCGCCGAGATGCAGAAGGCGGAGCTGTCCATCGAGGAGGTGGACAAGATCTTCGGGCCGGCCATGGGCCGCCCCAAGAGCGCCGTGTTCCGCACCGCGGACATCGTGGGCCTGGACACCTTCACCCACGTGGCGAAGAACTGCTTCGACACGCTGACGAAGGACGAGGAGCGCGACACCTTCGCCGCCCCCGAGTTCCTGCAGAAGATGGTCGCCAAGGGCATGCTCGGCGACAAGAGCGGCGGCGGCTTCTACAAGAAGGGCAAGGGCGAGGGCGGCGAGAAGGAGATCCTCGCGCTCGACCTCAAGACGCTCGAGTACCGCAAGCAGGCCAAGGTGCGCTTCGAGAGCCTCGGCGCGGCGAAGGAGATCGAGAACGTCGGCGAGCGCATCGCCAGCGTGATGCGCGCCGAGGACAAGGCGGGCAAGTTCGCGGAGAAGGTGACGCTGGACGTGCTCGCCTACTCGAGCCGCCGCATCCCGGAGATCGCCGACGACGTGGTCAACGTGGACCGCGGCGTGCGCTGGGGCTTCGGCTGGGAGCTGGGCCCCTTCGAGACCTGGGACGCCTACGGCGTGCGCAAGGGCGTGGAGCGCATGAAGGCGCTCGGGATGAAGCCCGCCGCCTGGGTGGAGCAGATGCTCGCCGCGGGGCGCGAGAGCTTCTACGGCGTGGAGAACGGCCGCGACACCTACTGGGACATCCCCAGCAAGAGCGCCAAGCCCGTGCAGGAGAACGCCCGCACGCTGCGCGTGGAGTACCTCAAGCGCGGCAACAAGAAGCTCGCCGGCAACGACAGCGCGAGCCTCTGGGACATGGGTGACGGCGTCACGCTGCTCGAGTTCCACTCCAAGATGAACTCCATCGACGACGGCATCATCGCGATGATGAACACCGCCATCGAGGAGACGGAGAAGAACTTCCGCGGCCTGGTCATCGGCAACGACGGGAGCAACTTCAGCGCCGGCGCCAACATCATGGCCATGCTGTGGGCCGCGAAGAGCGGCGAGTTCGAGGCCATCCGCACCATGGCCAAGGGCTTCCAGGCGGCGAACCAGCGCATGCGCTACAGCCCGGTGCCCGTGGTGAGCGCGCCCTTCGGCCTCACCCTGGGCGGCGGCGCGGAGGCCGCCATGGGCGCCAACGCCATCCAGGCCTCGGCCGAGACCTACATGGGCCTGGTGGAGGTGGGCGTGGGCCTCATCCCCGGCGGCGGCGGCACGATGCAGCTGCTGCGCAACGTGTACGGCCCCTACGCGGGCGACAAGGACTTCGACCCGCTGCCCTTCCTCAAGAAGGTGTTCCTCACGATCGGCACCGCGAAGGTGGCGACGAGCGCCGAGGAGGCGCGCGAGTTCGGCTTCCTCAAGGACTCGGACGGCATCAGCGCGAACCGCGACCTGCTGCTCTCGGACGCGAAGGCGCGGGTGCTGGGCATGGCGAGCGCGGGCTTCCGCGCGCCGCGCCCCACGAAGTTCCGCCTCAGCGGCCCCAGCGGCGCGGCCACCATCGACATGCTCCTGTACGACATGGAGCTGAACAACCAGATCTCCGCCCACGACCGGAAGATCGGCCGCACGCTCGCCCGCGTGCTCACCGGCGGCGACACCAGCACCAGCGCGCTGCTCACCGAGGAGCAGCTGCTGGAGCTGGAGCTGGAGGCCTTCCTCAGCCTCATCGGCGAGGAGAAGAGCCAGGACCGCCTCATGCACATGCTCGAGAAGGGCAAGCCGCTGCGCAACTAG
- a CDS encoding M1 family metallopeptidase: MARLDPHSFNDSSQPETEHLEWRARVDFRTQRLYAQATLSLKEPSGGPLDLDTRDLEIRRVVDEAGEPLPFVLSPPEPILGSRLRVQLPTGTRRFTVHYRTSPHASALQWLTPEQTAGGQHPFLFSQCQAIHARSVVPLQDTPRIRLRYRAELTVPKALKAVMAAGFLKREEQGVEAVEHYEMPQPIAPYLLAFAVGSLAPKELGPRSRVWAEPELLEAAAEEFEGVDAMLRAAESLFGPYDWERFDLLTMPPSFPYGGMENPRLTFLTPTLLVGDKSLVNVVAHELAHSWTGNLVTNASAEHFWLNEGFTVFAERRILEALAGPEVASLHAALGRRSLDEALEHFRAHPELTHLRTHLSHVDPDEAFSQVPYEKGYLLLRALEEAVGRERFDGYLRRYLETYRFQALTTEEFVAFTERELPGALAQVHADTYLHAPGVPTGAPSPRSERLEQLKALAGKVPTDAQVRAWTPTEWQLYLEWLPPSTPRATFKELDERFGLTQSRNSEVLVAWLVAALRADYGPAVARTEQLLSEVGRMKYLKPLYTQLVASRKHRALARHLLERNRSRYHPIARQGVEAILAKA; encoded by the coding sequence ATGGCGCGCCTCGACCCGCACTCGTTCAACGATTCGTCCCAGCCTGAAACCGAGCACCTGGAGTGGCGCGCCCGCGTCGACTTCCGGACGCAGCGGCTGTATGCGCAGGCCACGCTGAGCCTCAAGGAGCCCAGCGGCGGCCCGCTGGACCTGGACACGCGCGACCTGGAGATCCGCCGGGTGGTGGACGAGGCGGGCGAGCCCCTGCCCTTCGTGCTCTCGCCGCCCGAGCCCATCCTCGGCAGCCGGCTGCGCGTGCAGCTGCCCACGGGCACGCGCCGCTTCACGGTGCACTACCGCACGAGTCCCCACGCGAGCGCCCTGCAGTGGCTCACCCCCGAGCAGACGGCCGGCGGCCAGCACCCCTTCCTCTTCAGCCAGTGCCAGGCCATCCACGCGCGCAGCGTGGTGCCCCTGCAGGACACCCCGCGCATCCGGCTGCGCTACCGCGCCGAGCTCACCGTGCCCAAGGCGCTCAAGGCGGTGATGGCGGCGGGCTTCCTCAAGCGCGAGGAGCAGGGCGTGGAGGCGGTGGAGCACTACGAGATGCCGCAGCCCATCGCGCCCTACCTGCTCGCCTTCGCGGTGGGCAGCCTCGCGCCCAAGGAGCTGGGGCCGCGCTCGCGGGTGTGGGCCGAGCCCGAGCTGCTGGAGGCCGCGGCCGAGGAGTTCGAGGGGGTGGACGCGATGCTGCGCGCCGCCGAGAGCCTCTTCGGCCCCTACGACTGGGAGCGCTTCGACCTGCTCACCATGCCGCCCTCCTTCCCCTACGGCGGCATGGAGAACCCGCGCCTCACCTTCCTCACCCCCACGCTGCTGGTGGGCGACAAGAGCCTGGTGAACGTGGTGGCGCACGAGCTCGCGCACTCGTGGACGGGCAACCTGGTCACCAACGCGAGCGCCGAGCACTTCTGGCTCAACGAGGGCTTCACCGTCTTCGCCGAGCGGCGCATCCTCGAGGCGCTCGCGGGCCCCGAGGTCGCGAGCCTGCACGCCGCGCTGGGGCGGCGCTCGCTGGACGAGGCACTCGAGCACTTCCGCGCCCACCCCGAGCTCACCCACCTGCGCACGCACCTGTCCCACGTGGACCCGGACGAGGCCTTCAGCCAGGTGCCCTACGAGAAGGGCTACCTGCTCTTGCGCGCGCTCGAGGAGGCCGTGGGGCGCGAGCGCTTCGACGGGTACCTGCGCCGGTATCTCGAGACCTACCGCTTCCAGGCACTCACCACGGAGGAGTTCGTCGCCTTCACGGAGCGGGAGCTCCCCGGCGCGCTCGCGCAGGTGCATGCGGACACGTACCTGCACGCGCCGGGCGTCCCCACGGGCGCGCCCTCCCCGCGCTCCGAGCGGCTCGAGCAGCTCAAGGCGCTCGCGGGCAAGGTGCCGACGGACGCACAGGTGCGCGCCTGGACTCCGACGGAGTGGCAGCTGTACCTCGAGTGGCTTCCCCCCTCCACGCCGCGCGCCACCTTCAAGGAGCTGGACGAGCGCTTCGGGCTCACCCAGAGCCGCAACTCCGAGGTGCTCGTGGCCTGGCTCGTGGCAGCGCTGCGCGCGGACTACGGGCCCGCCGTCGCCCGCACGGAGCAACTGCTCTCCGAGGTGGGGCGCATGAAGTACCTCAAGCCCCTGTACACGCAGCTGGTCGCCTCGCGGAAGCACCGCGCGCTCGCGCGCCACCTGCTCGAGCGCAACCGCAGTCGGTACCATCCGATTGCGCGGCAGGGCGTGGAGGCCATTCTCGCGAAGGCGTGA
- a CDS encoding S9 family peptidase codes for MRRFCLVVVLLAGCAHPRAPAPAIRELSGTPPGGLAYRLYLPEGPRPARLVLWLHPSGHSLNETAARLAPLLARHGFALLTPVDKDFHSWRSDEANRLMGVTLPSLAQQPGLEARRPVLLGFSAGGQLALLLWQGHPELLGGAVLMATSPVDARGDAIAAPEASPAVLARAPLLVLTGERDVGAGPWRAAEGRLRRAGAVLQVRTVPERGHEWLLEGAQLDALERWLAALPSP; via the coding sequence ATGCGCCGCTTCTGCCTGGTGGTGGTGTTGCTCGCGGGGTGTGCGCACCCGCGTGCGCCGGCGCCTGCGATTCGCGAGCTCTCCGGCACGCCTCCGGGCGGGCTCGCGTACCGGCTCTATCTGCCCGAAGGTCCGCGTCCTGCGCGCCTCGTGCTGTGGTTGCATCCATCCGGCCACTCGCTCAACGAGACGGCCGCGCGGCTCGCGCCTCTGCTCGCCCGGCACGGCTTCGCGCTGCTCACGCCGGTGGACAAGGACTTCCACAGCTGGCGCAGCGACGAGGCGAACCGGCTGATGGGCGTCACCCTCCCCTCGCTCGCGCAGCAGCCCGGCCTGGAAGCGCGCCGCCCCGTGCTGCTGGGCTTCAGTGCCGGAGGCCAGCTCGCGCTGCTCCTGTGGCAGGGCCATCCGGAGCTGCTGGGCGGCGCGGTGCTCATGGCCACCTCGCCGGTGGATGCGCGCGGCGACGCCATCGCCGCGCCCGAGGCTTCCCCCGCAGTGCTCGCGCGCGCGCCGCTGCTCGTGCTCACCGGCGAGCGCGACGTGGGCGCGGGGCCGTGGCGCGCAGCCGAGGGGCGGCTGCGGCGCGCGGGCGCGGTGCTCCAGGTACGCACCGTGCCGGAGCGCGGGCATGAGTGGCTCCTGGAGGGCGCGCAGCTGGACGCGCTCGAGCGCTGGCTCGCGGCGCTGCCCAGTCCCTGA
- a CDS encoding protease — protein MTGAQEAAPLECTLSVAPRVKQGEPMTLRFRLTNRGRETLYVLDWHTPLEGLRSRMLEVKRNGAELPYQGPLVKRAAPTADDYRELAPGASVDGEVDVGLAYDTAAPGRYALGFPGPLMDVAHARSEVPRETPQPMAVRCAPVETERL, from the coding sequence ATGACCGGAGCCCAAGAGGCAGCGCCCCTGGAGTGCACCCTGAGCGTGGCGCCGCGCGTGAAGCAGGGCGAGCCCATGACCCTGCGCTTCCGGCTCACCAACCGCGGCCGCGAGACGCTCTACGTGCTGGACTGGCACACGCCGCTCGAGGGCCTGCGCTCGCGCATGCTCGAGGTGAAGCGCAACGGCGCCGAGCTGCCCTATCAGGGCCCGCTGGTGAAGCGCGCCGCCCCCACCGCCGACGACTACCGCGAGCTCGCCCCCGGCGCCTCGGTGGACGGCGAGGTGGACGTGGGCCTCGCCTACGACACCGCCGCGCCGGGCCGCTACGCGCTCGGCTTCCCGGGGCCGCTGATGGACGTGGCCCACGCGCGCTCTGAGGTGCCGCGCGAGACGCCCCAGCCGATGGCCGTGCGCTGCGCCCCGGTGGAGACGGAGCGCCTCTAG